In Plasmodium knowlesi strain H genome assembly, chromosome: 8, the DNA window ATAGCGTGCGGaaattgtgcaaaaaaaaaaaaaaaaaaaaaaaaaaaaaaaaaagaagaaaggagccGCTTTTTCATATTGCGCCCGCACATCAGTGTAAATCGAAAAATCACCCAAAGGAGAGTATTTAAGAAGAGGGCGCAAAAGCGGCAGAGGCGAGAAAGAGAAGATTTGAAAgaggtacaaaaaaaaaaaaaaaaaaaaagctgtaACAAAGggatgcaaaaaaaggagatgaCCAGATGGCCAGGTGTGAATCCCGCAGAAGCAGCTAGCGATCACCtataaaatgttttttctgcTCAGGCTACTCGTCTCTTTATGCGTAATAATCGTAAGTGTGAGGCATGAGCACGCGAGAGTTATTTTGTCGAACAAGTTTGCGGCGAGCGTACTGAACAGCGGCACACGTGTAGGGGAGCCATCCCGGGGGACGACGACCCTGAAGAGAGACACgacaaggaaaaatggcCTCTTCAGGAGTGACCAGAAGCAAAACACGACATCAGAACATGGGTACTACTACTTTactaaggagaaaaacaaaataataaaaaaaaaaaaaaaaaaattttcactgAATTATTCTAGAAACCCTAAAGTAGTAACAAGggggacaagaaaaaaaacacactaCCCACTCCTTTTTATATCCCCGTCATCAACATCATTGAACGAGATTACTGAAAGTGTGAAGGCTCTTTTTAATTTAGATTACATAGAAAATAGCTACTTGTATTCCTACATCAAATCATTTAAAAGGACCCCCCCCTTAACGAAACTTTACCTTTTGTGCACCTTCATCTTCAGCATATTTAtgcatgcaaataaaaatatatacaagcTTATTGTATTCGATTTCGGAAAAATATTCAAGGAGGGTCAAGTATGGAGACTAATTACACCGTATTTTTATATAGGCAATTTATATCTACAATATTTTCTCATGTTTAATTATCTACACATCTACATGTCTTCGGTTGAAATTGCACACTACAAGAACCCGGAGGACCTGCTAACATTCTTCAGTTTTGGCTACCTGTCTAATCTCCTTTTTACAATAATAGGAAGTATGTACAATGAGAACGTATTGAATCTCCAAGGCTATGTGAATAAACTTAGGAGACTCATTTTATTAGGTGGTAAGAAGAGTAGTATTTCCACCAAGGCGAACACAGCAGATGTGATAATATCAAAACAACAGTACAACCACCTGGGTTATGTTTTCTCTACCTACATATTGTACTATTGGAGTCGGATCAACGAAGGTACCTTGATTAACTGTTTTGAGCTTTTCCTTATTAAGGCTGAatatgtaccttttttttttatcgtacAGAATATTTTACTGTATAATGAATTTTCTCTCTTCGAAGTAGCATCCATATTGTCcagctacttttttttcacttatgAGAAGAACTTGCAGTTGAATTTCCTGCGGCACTTCAACCTCGCTCTGCTCAAGGTGTTGGGCATCTACCCCATGTACGAGGCGTACAAGGAGGAGTACGAGTAGGTTCTTCATGTGCGTGCTTACATCATACCAGATAAGCTCATCTACATCGCCCTCTTCATATTTGCAACTCGATTAGCTATTGATCTTGTTTTCGCCCTATCGTACCATGCGGCTGCACGTGTCACTGCGGGTGGCATTGCCCCTGCACAGGAGCACCCTGAAGAAAACCAATCAACGGGCCCTACCCTACGTACAAACTAGGGCGCTCATGAACACCCCAAAAGTAAGCACCCTCAAGAGCATGGACATGCCGAGTATCCGGAAAAGCGTACAgttgagcaaaaaaaaaaataataaatcaaaaaatatatggagaGATTACCTGTACGTAGTTATTTTCAAACTTTATAACAACCAAGTCGGGAATTATGTGGATCTtatgataattttaaaattgttaagCAAACAAAtctctttggaaaaaaaagttctgaATTTTATCTGTGAGAAACTGGAGAATCACATGTACAGACTGACCATAAGGGAATTAAGTCTACTAATGTTGGTTCTCAGAAAACACAAGTTCGATAATTTGTATTTCCTGAACTTGCTAGCCAAGTCTATACtaattaaaatgaataaaaatttgtctTACAAAGACTTAGCATTGATAACCTTCAGTCTATCGAGAAGCATTTCCTTGACAGAGAAAGTATACACGAATGAAATTTTCCATCTAAGTGTTGTAAAAATACACAACGATTTGAAGAACCTAAATTTCCACTCCCTCACTTTGTTCTTCTACTCCTACagtctttattttcttcaccattttgaacacttcaattcctttttttatatgaccAAGAATTTTAtccaaatgataaaaaaaaatatgtatctCTTCAACCCCACTGATTTAATGTTTACCTTTTTATCTGCCATCCATATTTACGACTCTTTCAATAACGGTGTAAGGAATGTGCAATGCGACAGCGTGAGGATTTCATCAGGTGCAGAAGTTTCACTTACATATGCAACCTTACCCAGGGGAGAACCTACGAATAATTATGCATTAACTAATTATACTGAGACTTATGATCAACCAACACTTGTACCCTCAAAGATGACACGCGCAGAAAACCCCGCCACGATGAGTGCTACCACAGAGGCACTTCATCAAGCAAATTACCCCAACGAAAAAGTGGAGAAACAGGATGGAAAAGCCCGCGAAGAGACACTTTCTAATTTCCTAACCCAAGTGAGGTACGCAATTGTAGAGAAGCTAAAGTGCTTCAAAGTGGAAGAAGTGACAAACGTACTGTTTGCCTCGATAGATAGAGATTTCACCATTAACAAGAGgtacttcccctttttgcaaaaggataaaatacaCATTGAGGATTACCTGCATGTGTACGTGAAGAAGGGTCAGATGTGGGAAGAGCAGCATGTGGAAAGGGGAGAACTCCCACATTGTCGTGCCAATCCCCCCGCGGAAGAATCCTCCCATGTACCCCCCCAACCGACAAACTATATCATCAGAATTAGCCAAGGCAATCACCAGGAGGAATCATTCATTCATGCACTGTCGGAGGAAATAATTTATCGTAACGAATTCCTGACAGCGCGACAAATACTTTTATTGCTCTACGCTTTGAGGGGAAATAACACCCCATTTATACAATTGGAGAAAATTCTATTGAAGCGCTTGGTGTGTCTGGAAAAGGAACTAACGGTCAGTCAAGTTATGTTCGTCTATCAGTACCTCTACTTCAGGACATGCTTGTTTCACGAACTGAGGAGGTATGCTCCAAAAGTGTATAAACAtgataggggaaaaaaggaggtgtTCCTCTTATGCGATGGTGACAGTGCAACCGGAGAAATTAGCCAACAGGAAGACCAATCTACCTTGCCAAGTGaacgaaaaaatgagaaggacaACAAGGTGTACTACCTCCACGATGATACATCCCActtgaagaaaaggagaaaaagggatgggacaaaaattttcctgtatgataattttatttttaagtacCCAGCACAGGTCGTCAGTacagaaggggaagaagtagcaaatttacaagaaaaaaaagaattaaaaaatttcattagtatgaaaagaaggagagatTCCTTATCAGAGGTAAATCGTTCAACCGTAAGGAATGACGAGGATAAGATACTCACTGGCGAGACCGAATACCAAATCACTTGTTACAATTTCTACCTGGATGTATACAAAATTGTTTGTTTGAAAATGTTAAACTtcctaaaaaatgaaaacataaaCACCTGCACAATATTGCATGTTCTGGATATATTCAAAAAGTTAAACATAAGAGACTATAGAATGATCAGACATCTGtataaaatggagaaagatattttatttttggatAATGCCAACCTGGAGAAGGTGTTAAAAATCCTCCTTAATTTTAACCTCTATAATATAATGCATTATTTGGGGGTGCATAGAATTCTGCAATTTATTAATTTCAATTCCGTGGATGAATGCGTGTCCATTTTGGGTATCCTTGGGATGATGTCCACGCGGAAGAAGACGGGGCACCATGAGGGGAGGGAGAAGGCATTCCCTAATTTTCCTACCGCATGCACTGAAAATGCTATcaattatattttaaaaaatttaaaagactTGTCCAATATTAATGCGTTGGAGAAGATTCAGATAACGCCCGTGTACAATTCCTTACCATTGAAATATTTCAAgcttttcaaaaatgtgcGCTCTGTGAGAGGTTTGGCTCAACTTTGGTTTcaacaaaatggagggaaaaaaaatcaccttgCCTGGTCAGGTGAAAATGATCCAAATAGGATAAGAAACTTTGTGTTGCATTTTGTGGATGACGTTAATTTGGGAAAAGTGCCATTTGGGTCAAATGGTTCTTGTCGACTCGACTACGGGGGTGCCAATCAAATGAGGCAAACTCCAAATGCCACTGCCCAGGTGAATTGCATCACCGAGTACAGAGATATCGAGGAGGAAATATTTCAGGATctgcacacaatttttccgcAGACAGTTGaagtttataaaaatgtgaatgtgTCGAATTACACATTTCCGATGGCCATTAATTTGCTAACGCTGGGGGGTGCAATACCTAATAGATCTAGTCAGGCTAACGCGACTGACTTGGTAAAGAAACACTCCCTTGGAAATCAATGCGGAAGTGATCGACCCATGCGGATACAAGAACTGGATAGGAAAAATACCCTCCTTGTGGACATTCTGTATGGCCAGGATTTTTACTACTGCCTGAGTGGAAACAAAGAGCAACAGTTGAAGAAGCACAACATTTACGTGGCCTACTATGGCATGCATGCGAATAAGACAAATAAGAAAATGgttaattataaaaagtaCAGCATATTGAAGTGCATTAGAAAAAGTGGGTACCATTTCATTTGCATTGATGCCAAGAGGTatgtaaaaaacaaaaaaaaaaaccgaGACAATCACCTGAACAGAGATTACCTAACTAGTTTAATACTTGATTTGAttaagaggaagaaaagaattcccCTGGGTATAAACAGAAGGGTTAGTCGAAAAAATACCTCAGGTACATCATCGCGAAAACGGCGCAGAAGAAGGCCACttttgagagaaaaaaggcacaCGTGCAGCGTTCAAGGGGTGATTTCCCATGtagaaacaaacaaatacCTCCACAAGGTACACactgggggggaaaaggtgAGCTTCCCCGGGACTAACCATCTGGAGAAGTTGCGGTACATGTTCCAGCTTGGATAAAGGTGGGGTTATTGCACACACATCCGCGCAACTGTTTCTACtttcgctatttttttttttttatttattttattttttttttgttttcgtttCGTGTGCCACCTTTTTGTGTGAAGCGCGAATTCGATGCGGGTTTTTCCTTCAGCCTCCATTCCCGAAGCAAACGCACCTTTTCGTAAAAAGACCCACTGTGCGATGTGCGCaagacgttttttttttttttttttttttgcttacaTTTTTGcgttcccatttttttgccatttttcaaccttttttgtaaaaacggGCGAGATTCCCACAACCTCGTGCGTCTGTTAGCACGAAGGGGAGAGAAAAGTGAAGGCGTGTCCTCAGCTAACCTGTTTGCACTTTCCCTCAATAgctattttacattttcgcaaaaattaattatggGGAGGAGAAACGAACTAGGGCAGACTCCATGAAGGATGTGCACTCCAGCGTCAACGGGGGGTAAAAGGGGTGAAGTGGTGTCAGGACAACATGTGCACCCTGTTTTGTGTTGttatagggggggggggtgaagcCATCCAATTttggggtaaaaaaaaaaaggggtagcAGTTTCATCAGTCGTGTCTTAGCCACTTCACCTCCTCACCCAATTGCCCCTTCGCTACATCGTCCTCCTTGCAACCTCGCCAAGATCCCATTTATGTAGGAcgcgaaaaaaacaaaaatgtatatggTGTCCATTCGGAGGATATGGAGGCTTTCCCTCAAAAAGCGAATTGTGGAAATCGCTCTGTACACCTCGTACTTATATCCTTCACTTGGCCCATCCAAGAGTAGTAAATCTTTGGAACGATCCTTTCTGTGTGTGGATCCCTTTGCCAGTTCCCTCCCACAACTAGCCCTACTAGAAGCGCAACTGGTTGTGTTACTGataccccccccttttaaatACAAAAGCGTTTTTAAGATGGTATACTTTGGATCATCCCCCTGAGTCTGCGTTGTCTCTCCTCCACTATTTCCTTTGTAGGCCCTTTTAATGAGCATTCGCACTTTGGATAGGAATTTCACATAATgtgtatttaattttttggacgaaagaagaacaggtcCTTTGGTATACTCCCCTCGTAGtgttccttttattttttttctgtttcttgaaacgctgttcattttttctttactcaGGAGAGTATTTATTCTGTTCTTCTTGGGGGGTAAGGGTTCCTTGTCAAAATTGTAGAGAGACAGAAATGGATAAAAATCTTTGCTGATGTATTCGCATAATTCGTTATTTAGCATTCTGATGTGATgatctactttttttttctttcttgatTTTTCCATTGGAGGAGTGGTCATTGGaacctttttcccttcaccaTCTTCTGAACAAGGGgagttcttttctttttttaaaatgcacCTTTCCTTTAGGTGAAGCAcaacactttttcttcccacgcGAATTTTTCTACTGCGTAAAATAATTAACGAAGGTTGGTAGATATGCGATGCACCATAATGCGGTGCACATTCGTGGGAGGTGTTCGCTTGACTGGCTTTCATCAGACAAGTCGCTCCGCAGGTTTGCGCCTCGTCATTCCCTCCTTCCGAATAATCCACTGCACGGTGCTCCTTTAAATCCCTTACATATTTTCTTAACCTTttgaaatttcttttttttattctctgtTTCctcatttctttcctttttaaatcacAAAAATTGGCGTAGTTATATTCCTCCTGCGTATGAAGCACCGGTGTAGAATTTCCTACAGTTGATGGGGACACCCCATCCTGGTCATCCTTCGCAACTTTGTTCTTTGAGCAATTCTGGCATTTTGCACTCAACATAATGTTCAGTTTCATCGCCAGgagaaatttatattttgttaTGAACAGCTCGTTGATTAAGTCGATACAAAGGCtttccaacattttgtgtaaCGCTAAGgtgatacaaaaaaaaaaaaaaaaaaaaaaaaaaaaaaaaaaaaaattaggagaGGTTTTTTCaacctttttctccccctgttttttttattttatttatttttttttttttagctttcCACCTTTACAGAGATGGGATATGTCTGACCATTTGCTTTCTCACCTACGTGTGTGCACCTGTCACTAGTGCAGTGGTGAAAGCTGTGGCCCGTTTGATTTTTATGCTACTCGGGGAAAGGCAACCccacatagaaaaaaagaaaaaaacacacaccgATACGATGTTGATGGAATTGAAAAGTAAGCTTAGTGTGTCGCGCACATGGACAAGCAAAGCACGCCAAGCATATTCCTCTCCCTACGatgcatgtaaaaaaaaggaggatgcTTTCCTATGCATGGTAATAAGTGGAATTCCCTTTGATGGAAAGGCATGTAGCACATACTTCACTTCAACTGGGCTATTGCACAGAAATTAATttgtgcataaaaaaaaaaaaataaaataaataaaaataacaacatGGTGTAGATTGTTAACCGGGGAACCGCGCGGGGAATAAACTGCGGAGTAAATTAAAGAGGAGCACTCTTCATGGTGAATTAAGtaacaaaacaagaaaaaaaaaaaaaaaaaaaaaaaaaaaaaaaagaaaaagaaagaaacgaTCGAACGGACGAATGGCAGATCACCTCGGtggatgaaaaatgaaaactgtgAGCGAAGCCTGAAATgggtttttattttgtatcTTCGCCAATTTGACTGTTCGACGATTCGCCGTTTGGCCGCTTTTTACCACTCCACCGCTTCGCTGGTCAAGAGAGGAACCATCACCCAAACATGCTAAAatagagagagaaaaaaaaaaaaaaaatgattactTATTCAGAATATTTTGACGAATATGTAAAAGATTTAAATAAGTACATtcataaaataaaagcgtCGATTCATCAAATAcaaagtttgaaaaaaattaaaaaaaaaaaaaaaaaaaaaaaaaaaaatggatatatttacataacgtaacataaaacaaaacaacCAAACAGTGCAACTCCCATTTTGTactcacaaaaaattttccgtTGCATTTTTCTCTGTGAACACGTTTCAGATATAGAGGGGATCCAGAAAACGAGAGAGGACATTTTCGAGGCTGAGAAATGTGTacgaataaaatatttacttGCACACATATGTGGTGGGAGAGTGTGTGCAAAGGAATGCATATGTGTGtggctccatttttttttttttccttctatttgGGGCTTACACCTCTATCAGCGTTGTCACATTTCCTGTCGCCCTTGATCCGTGTaaacgtttttttcccctctgctCCACCACCATTGCACCGCTACACCACTCCTTTCCTTTGCACACTCCGGCTTGTCAGATAAAACAAATAATAGTGGAGACGAATAGCCTACCGAAAGGATCGCACAAAATTTTTGATGATGTAAGAGAGAAGGGAGCCCCCCCAGGGGTAGGCCCCAAAGGGATCCCTTTCATTgtctcccccctccttttatttcccttccttttatttcccttccttttatttcccttccttttatttcccttccttttatttcccttccttttatttcccttccttttatttcccctccttttatttcccctccttttatttcccctcctcCCAGATACTTAAACACCAGGCAGACGTGAACAAGTACAAGGATCTACTGAACAAAATGAGCAGCGACTACTATTCCGACGAGCTGGTAAGGCGTAcaggcaaaaataaaaataaaaaaacaacaaaaaaaaatgataaaactaATGATAAAAGTAATGACAAAAGTAATGACAAAAGCAATGACAAAAGCAATGACAAAAGCAATGACAAAAGCAATGACAAAAGCAATGACAAAAGTAATGACAAAAGTAATGACAAAAGTaatgacagaaaaaaattagcaaacGAATCGTCCACATGGATACAACGCTCTCTATCCCTGCAGGTGAACAACAGAGAATATGACACGACCAGGAAATACATGGAGGGAACCAACTTTCTCAAGGAATCTGAAAGGTACAGaactgaaaaaggaagaagacatgAGGGGTCTACCTGATCATCCTTCCAAAACTTGACAAATTTTCAcctcttcatattttcatcattctttcattttctcatttttaggAGAGCCCAAGATGTAGAGGACATGGGTAAGATACACGCACCTTCCTTCGTCGCTACGATAGTGAACTgccttcccctcccccccccgccAACAACAGCTATCTCACACAACCGTTTTAATTCCCCATCCAGGATATACAATAATGAGTGAACTAACATCACAGAGAAGCGCCCTCCTCAGAACGAAACATTACGTAActacgataaaaaaaaaaaataataaaataaagagaaagagaaataaagggaaaggaaaaaaaaaaaaaaaaaaaagtgaatttcCCATTTGTGGATGGTTCATCCTGCGAATGATGTTACGATGGGTCTCTCCCCATGTGGTTATATAcattacacatttttttttttttttttttttttttttttcccaagaCGGACGAAACAATGCAGGAGCAGAACAGAGTGAAAAGGATGCTCCTGAGCATATACCACAACAAGGTGCTCTTCAAGGGTTTGCTCATTTTgataataattttgttgGCCATTGCCAATATAGGGGTtataatttacaaaataaaatgagtCCGGGGCGGTTCATAATGTCATGTCATAATGTCATAATGTCATAATGTTATAATGTCATAACGTTATAATGTTATAATGTCATAACGTTATAATGTTATAATGTCATAACGTTATAATGTTATAATGTTATAATGCTATAATGTTATAATGTTATAATGCTATAATGTTATAATGTTATAATGCTATAATGTTATAATGTTATAATGCTATAATGTTATAATGTTATAATGCTATAATGTATTTGTGAGAAGATCGTAACGTGGTTGCAAGGCGCTATCACGAGCAAGCAACTCAGCTGCGTTTGGATCTTGCGCCACGTTCCTAATCCCCCGAACCACACCACAAAGATTAACAAATTGATATTTCACCAAATTGGAGAGCTGGAAACCACACATGAACCTCGCATAGTGTGGTTACACAATATCGTTTGAAGAGCTCCTTTTTCATGGACTCCAAATTGGTGTAAAACGCACGACTACAAATGGTACCTTGTAGCGTGcacggtaaaaaaaaaaaaaaaaattgctactTAGCAAAAGTGAAGGATGATTAACTTTTTTTGGTGTTCCTACATAATTGCCTGCCTTGCATACCCATCTCCGTGAACGTAAGGGAGTGGTTGTTAGACCCTCATACAaattgtacctttttttttttttttttttttttttttttttcttgttttgttaCAATTCTTGGTTTTTCTCCTGCGTggggttattttttttcgactcACTTGATATCACCTCGTCGTTGTGTCCTTCGTCCTCTCCATCTGCATTCCCGTCAAACAGcgtttcttccattttgttttttcccccggGGATGACTCCCGCTTCGTTATTAACATTTGTTTGGTCTTTATCATTTGCTTCTTTGCTGCCATtctttgcttcattttttttttcctcttcctgtaAAAACGACTTCACACTGTCATGGTACTTCTCCTTCATGTCCCACCAGACTTGCATGTTcgaatttttctcctttgacTTTAGAAGGCGCCTCCAAattctcttctcttttttttttaaagtaacAACGACCTTTCCAACAGACGCGAAATTGTACTTTGTCTCCTGcaagttttattttatttttttttttttttcaaaaaaggtGATGAGGTATAAGTACGTACAGTGGTACAAGCACACAGCAGCTGTTTGATAAAAAGGGGTAGGTACACTCACAcgctatatacatatgttacacatgcacacatttCAACGTGACTGTGTCACATGGAGAAGGCCCCTCCCCCTGCGAAATCTCACCGATTCGTCTATATCATGGAGAAGCATCAGATCGACggtgtatttttttgttacggAATTGGTATCATCACTCAGGgccgaaaaggaaaacaagttTTCTTTGGCAACCACTTCTTCGTCTTTCACTTTTAGGGCGCCtgcgggggggggggggggaaaggggaaataaaaaaaaaaaaaaaaaaaaaaaaaaaaaaggcgtgaAAAAATGCGAAACGAATGAGCATCTCCTAAGTTCGCATTCCATGCAGATTAAATGTAAATTATATGTTCGttcgaaaggaaaaggtgctGTCGTGAATACAAAGCGAACCGGGCGAGCTCCATCTGTGGGAGAACTTAATATTCAGGAAAATATGATCGGGGGATTGGGCCCACTGGAAGGACGCATTTACCCTGCGGAAGAAACAAGGGGTGTAATTAGGGAAGGGCATCTACCATAGGGTGCTACGTAAGCTGCCgtaggtaaaaaaaaaaaaaaaaaaaaaaaaaaaaaaaaaaaaaaaaaagctagctcCCTCCTTCCTCTTACGtgtctatttttttagtCGAGTAGGAAACGGTGAGCAGTTGGTCTAGTTTGAACTTCATCGAGTTGACTGTTGTTTTTACATCATTGCTGAAATCGTTTTCTTCGGGGCGTGTGCAgatgggaagaaggaaaaaaaaatgaatacataaAATAGAATACAcataaagaaatatatatacataaagaaaaatacaatgAGAATTCCCTCTCCGCGCACTCAACTGTGTGGTTCATTTCCTTGCCCATTCTCACATGCAGGGGGCGCGCTTTCCGCATGCCGTCGTTTGCCTTAGTCtccaactttttttctcGACCAACCTTGTTTTATTGATTCGCTAATCAGGTAGTTGGTAACGTTGAACCAGCATTTCTCTATCCCGTCGACTATGTCACTTCGGGGGGAAGAAGATGTGTGTGCGtttgtgtatgtgtgcatgtgcgTGTGGCTGGCTGAGCAAATGTGTGGGTATGTAGCCATGCATGTGCGCAGCCATGTAGTAATGTGGGTATTTATCCAGCTTGGAGCGGTCAGGGGTGGTGGAACCAATTGTGTGCCTGCGCGCGCGTGATGCTAGAGCCGGATTCAACACGTCGACCTTCCCACAGGAGGGGGGTTGCCACTTACTCCTTAGTCACGCGATAATTCTTGTTAGCCTCGAAGAAAGATGCTGCTAACTGCTCATTTTGAAAGTTCAGTTTTGATAAGACAACGTTTAGCCAAGCCAAGGTGAAGAAAacaagaaaacaaaaaaaaagcatctTCATccgaaaggggaaggaaagaagaagaaaaaaatggatgcacGTTGATGGCTAAAAGGCTCCAAAGCATAGCGGAGAGactaaaaggggaaataccaagatttaaaaaaaaaaaaaaaaaaaaaaaaaaacaattcaGCTTGTAACATTTAAGAATAtgcttctacttttttttttttttttttttttttttttttttttctttttctaccGAG includes these proteins:
- a CDS encoding DER1-like protein, putative, with protein sequence MFFLLRLLVSLCVIIVSVRHEHARVILSNKFAASVLNSGTRVGEPSRGTTTLKRDTTRKNGLFRSDQKQNTTSEHGYYYFTKEKNKIIKKKKKKFSLNYSRNPKVVTRGTRKKTHYPLLFISPSSTSLNEITESVKALFNLDYIENSYLYSYIKSFKRTPPLTKLYLLCTFIFSIFMHANKNIYKLIVFDFGKIFKEGQVWRLITPYFYIGNLYLQYFLMFNYLHIYMSSVEIAHYKNPEDLLTFFSFGYLSNLLFTIIGSMYNENVLNLQGYVNKLRRLILLGGKKSSISTKANTADVIISKQQYNHLGYVFSTYILYYWSRINEGTLINCFELFLIKAEYVPFFFIVQNILLYNEFSLFEVASILSSYFFFTYEKNLQLNFLRHFNLALLKVLGIYPMYEAYKEEYE